A region from the Flavobacterium enshiense genome encodes:
- a CDS encoding PH domain-containing protein, whose amino-acid sequence MIDNLKKILNEDQDPKAIEKITSKLENLLMSNEEVGYIAVQKKPAVTILPDSIVVTNKRIILCKPKNLGLSMEFTDYDWDDIAAAFVKEGILGAEFTFSTESELTHTIDYLPKNQARKLYTFSKEQLDLLKNPTSVTAIAVEAKAEIPAEETVEEMETEEVTSFAEIMPVTPFVQESISESAPQPSGDKKLSEMSHDELFAKLQNYKKLLDNGLILQGEYDKLKAEILQYM is encoded by the coding sequence ATGATTGACAATTTAAAGAAAATATTGAACGAAGACCAGGATCCGAAAGCGATTGAAAAAATCACTTCCAAACTGGAGAATTTATTAATGTCCAATGAAGAAGTTGGTTATATCGCCGTACAAAAAAAACCGGCGGTAACCATTTTACCGGACAGCATTGTGGTGACCAACAAGCGAATCATTCTGTGTAAACCGAAAAATTTAGGTTTGTCAATGGAATTCACAGATTATGATTGGGATGACATTGCAGCCGCGTTTGTAAAAGAAGGTATATTAGGTGCCGAATTTACGTTCAGCACTGAATCGGAACTTACGCATACCATTGATTATTTACCAAAAAATCAAGCCCGAAAATTATATACGTTCTCAAAAGAACAATTGGATTTATTAAAGAATCCAACATCAGTCACTGCAATTGCCGTAGAAGCAAAAGCGGAAATCCCCGCTGAAGAAACAGTTGAAGAAATGGAAACCGAAGAAGTAACGTCATTTGCCGAAATTATGCCGGTGACTCCTTTTGTTCAGGAAAGTATTTCAGAATCGGCGCCACAGCCAAGCGGTGATAAGAAATTAAGCGAAATGAGCCACGATGAACTGTTTGCCAAATTGCAGAATTACAAAAAACTGCTGGACAACGGATTGATCCTTCAGGGCGAATATGATAAACTGAAAGCGGAAATTTTACAGTACATGTAG
- a CDS encoding cyclase family protein translates to MLTTIFHNNNEFKIDLSKPLDISLPLSNTDQNPIAWYIEKPEIEPVRFGDWVGKVSEGSSSTNFNNIFFNPHGHGTHTECLGHITRDFYSINQSLKQFFFTAEVISVQPQADGEDFVITKAQIEKALQGKSPEAIIIRTLPNSAEKTSKKYSNTNWAYLLEEAATFIRESDIKHLLIDLPSVDKEHDEGKLLAHKAFWNVKDVNNLNSDARMNCTITELIYVEDQISDGSYILNLQIASFENDASPSKPVLYKIM, encoded by the coding sequence ATGTTAACTACGATTTTCCACAACAACAACGAATTCAAAATCGACTTATCAAAACCGCTTGATATTTCCCTGCCTCTATCCAATACAGACCAGAACCCGATTGCCTGGTACATAGAAAAACCGGAAATCGAACCTGTTCGTTTCGGGGATTGGGTCGGTAAAGTATCTGAAGGGAGTTCGTCTACGAATTTCAACAACATTTTTTTCAACCCGCACGGACATGGTACGCACACGGAATGTTTAGGACACATCACACGTGATTTTTACAGCATTAATCAATCTCTGAAGCAATTCTTTTTTACTGCGGAAGTGATTTCAGTACAGCCACAAGCGGATGGTGAAGATTTTGTAATTACCAAAGCACAGATTGAAAAGGCTTTACAGGGAAAATCTCCGGAAGCCATCATTATCAGAACATTGCCAAATTCTGCTGAAAAAACCTCAAAAAAATATTCGAATACGAATTGGGCCTATCTGTTGGAAGAAGCGGCAACTTTCATCCGCGAAAGCGATATCAAACATTTGTTAATTGATTTGCCTAGTGTTGATAAAGAACATGACGAAGGCAAATTATTGGCGCACAAAGCTTTCTGGAATGTAAAAGACGTAAATAATCTAAATAGTGATGCCAGAATGAATTGTACCATCACCGAACTGATTTATGTGGAAGATCAAATTTCTGACGGCAGTTACATACTAAACCTGCAAATTGCTTCGTTTGAAAACGATGCGAGTCCGAGCAAACCAGTTTTGTATAAAATAATGTAG
- a CDS encoding BlaI/MecI/CopY family transcriptional regulator, protein MALSNAEEQLMEHLWKLEKGFMKDLLESYPEPKPATTTIATLLKRMTDKGFVGYNEFGNSREYYPLVKKNDYFSKQVKGLIKNFFDNSASQFASFFTKETNLSEKELEELKKIIDAELQKKKK, encoded by the coding sequence ATGGCGTTGTCTAATGCTGAAGAACAATTGATGGAACATTTATGGAAACTTGAAAAAGGCTTCATGAAAGATTTACTTGAAAGTTATCCGGAGCCTAAACCGGCAACAACAACCATTGCCACGCTTTTGAAGCGAATGACTGACAAAGGATTCGTTGGGTACAATGAGTTTGGTAATTCAAGAGAGTATTATCCCTTGGTTAAAAAGAACGATTATTTCTCAAAACAGGTCAAGGGATTGATTAAGAATTTCTTTGACAATTCGGCTTCTCAGTTTGCTTCGTTTTTTACCAAAGAAACCAATTTGTCTGAAAAAGAATTGGAGGAGTTGAAGAAAATAATAGATGCAGAACTTCAAAAAAAGAAAAAATGA
- a CDS encoding MmcQ/YjbR family DNA-binding protein, with product MTIDVYYDYCLAKKGVTEHFPFDEDTLVFKVGGKMFALSSLQEWENGTPSVNLKCDPDWALELRGQYDDIQPGYHMSKVHWNTVKINESVTDVFVKELIDHSYDLVFKTLTKKQQQEINES from the coding sequence ATGACCATCGACGTGTATTACGATTACTGCCTGGCCAAAAAAGGCGTCACCGAACATTTTCCTTTCGATGAAGACACCCTGGTATTTAAGGTGGGCGGAAAAATGTTCGCTTTATCGTCGTTGCAGGAATGGGAAAACGGAACACCTTCGGTAAATCTGAAATGTGATCCGGATTGGGCTTTGGAATTGCGCGGACAGTATGATGACATCCAACCAGGCTATCACATGAGCAAAGTACATTGGAATACCGTCAAGATAAACGAATCGGTTACTGATGTGTTTGTAAAAGAACTTATCGACCATTCTTATGATTTGGTTTTTAAGACTTTAACTAAAAAACAACAGCAGGAAATTAACGAATCTTAA
- a CDS encoding DUF4407 domain-containing protein — MLKRFFILCSGADRSLLDSCSEGEQTKYVGVGATVFFTAVMAFIAGSYALFTVFDNVYFAVFFGIVWGLLIFNLDRFIVSTIRKRDRFRSELLQASPRIVLAMIIAIVISKPLEIKIFEKEINTVLLKEKNEMAIANKNQVTNYFKGDVTKNQAEIDSIKSSIKGKEKEVADLYQSYITEAEGTAGTKKMGKGPIYKEKRSAHDLALKQLDSLKVASAKTIVEKEARSKTLQADLDKKVADSKPIIEGFDGLMARIKALDKLPWLPSFFIMLLFLAVETSPIIAKLLSPRGEYDFKLEDNETALKVQIEQNLYQRNLQKQTDAAIYDKVYADIREDKEIYDYKRKAAAELLKMQSDAYAEKQKSVM; from the coding sequence ATGTTAAAACGCTTTTTCATTCTGTGCTCCGGCGCAGATAGATCGCTTCTCGACTCCTGTAGCGAAGGGGAACAAACCAAGTATGTAGGTGTAGGTGCCACCGTTTTCTTTACGGCTGTTATGGCTTTTATAGCGGGAAGTTACGCCCTGTTTACCGTTTTCGATAATGTCTATTTTGCGGTTTTCTTTGGGATTGTATGGGGGCTGCTCATTTTTAATTTAGACCGATTCATCGTTTCCACCATCAGAAAAAGAGACAGGTTTCGCAGCGAATTGCTTCAGGCGTCGCCCCGAATTGTGCTGGCCATGATTATCGCCATTGTAATTTCAAAGCCGCTGGAAATCAAAATCTTCGAAAAAGAAATCAATACCGTTTTGTTGAAAGAAAAAAATGAAATGGCCATCGCCAACAAAAATCAGGTGACCAATTATTTCAAAGGAGATGTAACTAAAAATCAGGCGGAAATAGACAGCATCAAATCAAGTATCAAGGGCAAAGAGAAAGAAGTAGCTGATTTATACCAATCCTACATTACCGAAGCCGAAGGAACCGCCGGAACCAAAAAAATGGGAAAAGGACCTATTTACAAAGAAAAACGTTCAGCTCATGACCTGGCACTCAAACAACTGGATTCTTTAAAAGTGGCTTCGGCTAAAACCATTGTCGAAAAAGAAGCACGATCAAAAACCCTGCAAGCGGATTTAGATAAGAAAGTAGCCGATTCCAAACCGATTATCGAAGGTTTCGACGGACTGATGGCACGAATCAAAGCCTTGGATAAATTGCCATGGCTACCGTCATTTTTCATCATGCTGTTGTTTTTGGCTGTGGAAACCTCTCCTATTATTGCCAAATTACTATCTCCCCGCGGAGAATATGATTTCAAGCTGGAAGATAATGAAACGGCTTTAAAAGTACAGATCGAGCAAAACTTGTATCAACGCAATCTTCAAAAACAAACCGATGCAGCGATTTATGATAAAGTGTATGCTGATATCCGGGAAGACAAAGAAATTTACGATTACAAACGAAAAGCCGCTGCCGAGTTGTTAAAAATGCAATCCGATGCTTATGCTGAGAAACAGAAAAGTGTGATGTAA
- a CDS encoding M56 family metallopeptidase, whose protein sequence is MTGFLIKSSISLVALLAFYHLLLENEKAHRFNRFYLLVSVVVSMIIPFLTFEIRDEIPVQTPAPMNLPHFEEVKNISIPVKEVIDYTPIIFWSLFGLITLLMLFRFGKNIWKIHIKSKSNQSIQYGGARLVLLKEKILPHTFLNTIFVNEKDYYTMDIEEELFTHELVHVNQKHTLDILFIEFLKTIFWFNPVFFFYKKAIQLNHEFLADQAVVVAYDDVPFYQNLLLQKGIMNETIYLTSNLNYSVTKKRLLMMTKNSSNGLIVLKKTAILPLLAGLISFSCVETVEEEITNSVSSKYYQKNLDEDKRRDSYYAGVRVIVDNQMDGIKFDKVYEELTLTEKRKYLGLPSRFKKKELYQGIYDSYKNPKEYAVWIDGKSVDSKALNNYKPADFAYYTSFYVYKKKRSEKFPQPYQCQLYTNAYFDKNLKDKHLKCDRDTMKIIFYKKGVRVADSVAMKEMAEEISDEQARRLRELKKRNKLSNFSNRERMKGSTDKMARKLGKVRKTI, encoded by the coding sequence ATGACCGGCTTTTTAATCAAATCATCTATCAGTTTAGTGGCACTGCTTGCTTTTTATCATTTATTGTTGGAAAATGAAAAGGCACACCGTTTTAACCGTTTTTATCTTTTGGTTTCGGTGGTGGTTTCAATGATTATTCCTTTCCTGACTTTTGAAATCAGAGACGAGATTCCTGTGCAGACGCCAGCTCCTATGAATCTTCCACACTTTGAAGAGGTTAAAAACATCTCTATCCCTGTGAAAGAAGTAATCGACTATACACCCATAATTTTTTGGAGTCTCTTCGGTTTGATTACCTTACTGATGCTATTCCGCTTTGGGAAAAACATCTGGAAAATTCATATAAAATCCAAATCAAATCAATCAATACAATACGGTGGTGCAAGGTTGGTTTTGTTAAAGGAGAAAATACTTCCACACACTTTTCTTAATACAATTTTTGTTAACGAAAAGGATTACTACACGATGGATATCGAAGAAGAATTGTTTACGCATGAATTGGTCCATGTGAATCAGAAACACACATTGGATATCTTATTCATCGAATTTTTAAAAACAATTTTCTGGTTCAATCCTGTTTTTTTCTTCTATAAAAAAGCGATTCAGCTTAATCATGAATTTCTTGCCGACCAAGCAGTAGTGGTCGCATACGACGATGTACCGTTTTATCAGAATCTGCTTTTGCAGAAGGGAATCATGAACGAAACGATTTACCTGACTAGCAATTTGAATTATTCAGTAACCAAAAAACGACTACTTATGATGACGAAAAACTCTTCTAACGGGTTAATTGTTTTGAAAAAAACTGCTATTCTGCCTTTATTGGCAGGCTTGATTTCTTTCTCTTGCGTTGAAACCGTAGAGGAAGAAATAACAAATTCAGTATCATCAAAATACTACCAAAAAAATCTTGATGAGGATAAGCGAAGAGATTCCTATTATGCCGGAGTCAGGGTGATTGTAGACAACCAAATGGATGGAATAAAATTCGATAAAGTTTACGAAGAATTGACCCTGACTGAAAAAAGAAAGTACTTGGGACTTCCTTCCAGATTTAAGAAAAAAGAATTGTACCAAGGAATTTATGACAGTTATAAAAACCCAAAGGAATATGCTGTTTGGATTGACGGGAAAAGTGTTGATAGTAAGGCTTTGAATAATTATAAACCAGCAGATTTTGCTTATTATACTTCTTTTTATGTTTATAAAAAAAAGAGAAGTGAAAAATTCCCGCAACCCTATCAATGTCAGTTGTATACTAATGCCTATTTTGACAAAAATCTTAAAGACAAGCATTTAAAGTGTGATAGGGACACTATGAAAATTATTTTCTATAAAAAAGGAGTTCGTGTTGCAGATTCGGTTGCTATGAAAGAAATGGCAGAGGAGATTAGCGATGAACAGGCAAGAAGATTAAGAGAACTGAAAAAACGCAATAAACTTTCAAATTTTAGTAATAGGGAAAGGATGAAGGGGTCTACCGATAAAATGGCAAGAAAACTAGGGAAAGTAAGAAAAACGATATGA